Within Nosocomiicoccus ampullae, the genomic segment CCAGGCGATTCGTTATTCAGATCAAATCATTGTCATGCAAGAAGGCGAAATTGTGACATTTGGTAAACCAGAAGAAATACTGACGAACGAAGTGTTAAATAAAGTATTTAATATCGATGGTCGCATCGAAATTGATGAGAGAACAGGCCGACCGTATCTCGCTGCCTACGACTTATTTTGTAACACAATAAAGGATATTCACAATGAATAGAACATATATTTTAGCGAGTGCTCTTTTTATCGGAGTGCTCGCCTCATTCTTTTTAGCCATGATGATTGGAATCGAACATTACACCTTTCAAACCGTTTTAAACAGTTTAATGCACCCATATGCCAATGATTCAGTGACACAAACATTGATGGAGATTCGCCTACCACGTATTTTAGTTGCTTTTCTCGTTGGCATGATGATTAGTGTTGCAGGGTTAATCATGCAAACAGTGACCCATAATGATTTAAGTGAGCCGAGTATCTTAGGTGTTAATGCAGGATCAAACCTCATGATTGTTCTCGTTGTTGTACTTGTACCAACGATTACTTTTGTTGGACTTGTCGTCAGTGGGTTTATAGGTGGTTCGTTAGTTGGCTTAGTTATATTAATGATGACCCGCCATAATTCACCGGTAAAACTCGTCTTAGCAGGTTCAGGTATTTCGTTATTACTACTTGCTATAACAAATTTTATTGTTATCACAAATGGGCTTGGACAGTTCGCTATGTTCTTCACGTCAGGAGGAGCAGCGGGACAAACGATGTCGAATGTTTTGATTGTAACACCGGTGGCGAGTGTTTTAATCCTCATATTGATTTTGATGTCGAGAGAACTAGATGTCCTTCTATTATCCGATGACGTAG encodes:
- a CDS encoding FecCD family ABC transporter permease yields the protein MNRTYILASALFIGVLASFFLAMMIGIEHYTFQTVLNSLMHPYANDSVTQTLMEIRLPRILVAFLVGMMISVAGLIMQTVTHNDLSEPSILGVNAGSNLMIVLVVVLVPTITFVGLVVSGFIGGSLVGLVILMMTRHNSPVKLVLAGSGISLLLLAITNFIVITNGLGQFAMFFTSGGAAGQTMSNVLIVTPVASVLILILILMSRELDVLLLSDDVAHSIGQNQRIYKLVSLFIAIFLAAISVALVGNIIFLGMLVPHMVKMIVGHLHKKALIFTAILGGVFFVLADMFARMFSEMPVNAVIAMIGLPFFIYIIRRRGHTYA